One segment of Astatotilapia calliptera unplaced genomic scaffold, fAstCal1.2 U_scaffold_26, whole genome shotgun sequence DNA contains the following:
- the LOC113017902 gene encoding immunoglobulin superfamily member 1-like translates to MRGNEANRVISVSQGGLYHCRGGRGDPVYYTEDSSDVTVTETLPSKPTVTLQPSWTQIYSGETVTVRCEIQGGEGAQWTYEWRAAKLNTPPTSNEYRIIRATESDSGGYSCRGRRDYFFSEWSDIITLTVSYKPKAKLRADNTAVPLGGSVTLTCSVSPSSSSGWKYYWYRDEKSSEALTTQDAVFHSNGQISVSQEGLYRCRGGRGNPVYYTEDSQSVRIGKTVTASNRPVVTLYPNWSEIYRGETITVRCEIHGGDTEWDYEWETNSRIKAPNQSEYRIRSASSSNSGNYRCKGRMKSSQHETTEWSDSVTLTVSDNEPRPVLTVSPSWLSPGASVTLNCEVEHPSAGWSFYWYKAVPDLSEKSSSYELLPDGSGTAQDSYIIHGQTHTAGYVCRAGRGDPEYHTDHSQPKFVWSADVHAAASLTVSPDRVQHFTSDSVSLTCEGNFTEWRVRKFSEDGRLSVCRRMTGSTCDINTSKSDTAVYWCESGSGEFSSAVNITVQNDGNGPILVSPVHPVTEGASVSLSCSLRTQKILSNVFFYHNDKLIQNDPRGELKISAVSKSDEGFYKCQYSGRESAQSWMSVKVTVSGADSSSSPVWLMVGLVCGVSLIIILLLLLYRCRQSKRKSLFSIFIVIHITLGIFQGY, encoded by the exons ATGAGAGGAAATGAAGCAAACAGAGTTATTAGTGTCTCACAAGGAGGTCTGTAccactgcagaggagggagaggagatccagtttactacacagaggacagcagtgacgtcacagttacagaaactc TTCCCAGtaagcccactgtgaccctgcagccatcctggactcagatatacagcggtgagacagtcactgtcagatgtgagattcagggaggtgaaggagctcagtggacgtatgaatggagagcagccaagttaaacacacctccaacatccaatgaatacagaatcatcagagctactgagtctgacagtggaggatacagCTGCCGGGGCAGAAGGGACTATTTCTTCTCAGAGTGGAGTGATATCATCACACTGACTGTGTCAT ataaaccaaaggccaaactgagagctgataacacagctgttccattagggggcagtgtgaccctgacctgctctgtgagcccatcatcatcatctggatggaaaTACTACTGGTACAGAGATGAGAAATCCTCTGAAGCCCTGACCACACAAGATGCAGTTTTCCACTCAAATGGACAAATCAGTGTCTCACAGGAAGGACTCTacaggtgcagaggaggaagaggaaacccagtttactacacagaggacagccaGTCAGTCAGGATTGGGAAAACTG TAACAGCCTCAAACAGGCCTGTTGTGACTCTGTATCCAAACTGGTCTGAGATATACAGAGGAGAGAcgatcactgtcagatgtgagatccATGGAGGAGACACTGAGTGGGATTATGAGtgggaaacaaacagcaggATAAAAGCTCCAAATCAAAGTGAATACAGGATTAGATCTGCTTCATCATCCAACAGTGGAAACTATCGCTGTAAGGGCAGAATGAAAAGTTCACAGCATGAaacaacagagtggagtgattcagtcacactgacagtttCTGACA ATGAACCCCGTCCTGTCCTCACTGTGTCTCCATCATGGCTGAGTCCTGGAGCCTCAGTAACTCTGAACTGTGAGGTTGAACATCCGTCTGCAGGATGGAGCTTCTACTGGTATAAAGCTGTTCCTGATCTATCAGAGAAATCCTCCAGTTATGAGCTGCTACCTGATGGCAGTGGGACTGCACAGGACTCCTACATCATtcatggacagacacacacagcaggatatgtgtgcagagctggaagaggagacccagagtatcacactgatcacagtcaaCCAAAGTTTGTCTGGTCTGCAG ATGTTCATGCAGCAGCGTCTCTCACAGTGAGTCCTGACAGAGTGCAACACTTCACCTCTGACTCTGTCTCACTGACCTGTGAGGGAAACTTCACTGAGTGGAGAGTGAGGAAGTTCTCTGAGGACGGCCGACTCTCTGTCTGTAGGAGAATGACTGGATCCACATGTGACATCAACACATCAAAGTCAGATACTGCagtgtactggtgtgagtctggatcaggagagttcagcagtgcagtcaacatcactgtacaGA ATGATGGTAATGGTCCTATCCTGGTGAGTCCTGTTCATCCTGTGACTGAGGGAGCTTCTGTtagtctgagctgcagtttgagaacacaaaaaatactttccaatgtgtttttctatcacaatgacaaacttattcaaaatgatccccgaggggagctgaagatctctgcagtgtcaaagtctgatgaaggtttctacaagtgtcagtactcaggaagagagtcagcacagagctggATGTCAGTTAAAG TAACTGTGTCAGGAGCTGACAGCTCTTCATCTCCTGTGTGGTTGATGGTTGGACTGGTTTGTGGAgtctctctcattattattctcCTGCTCTTGTTGTATCGCTGCAGACAGTCCAAGCGTAAGAGcctcttttctatttttattgttattcataTTACATTAGGAATCTTTCAGGGTTACTAA